In Aedes albopictus strain Foshan chromosome 3, AalbF5, whole genome shotgun sequence, the genomic window TTTTCAGCTTTGATTAGTTTCTGCGGTATAGCAATGTGGTGGAGCAAATAGCATGGCCGAAGTTCTTCATGGACGTCCGAAGCTATCTGTCGTTGCTGGGGCCAAGTTTCTTCTGTTCCGTACAGGAATGTTGGTCCATTCAACCATATGCCATCAGAATTGGGTTCGGAATGTTTTCCCCATTTGGTCAGACAGTCTGCCACGTTTTCTTTAGTGGGCACCCATCGCCAGTCGGTCAGCTGCGTGTGTGAGAGAATTTCCCCTACTCGATGTGCTACATACTGCTTGTATTTGCGATTGTCTGAACGTATCCAAGACAGCACGGTGCTGGAATCCGTCCACAGGAAACTTCGGCTAATGGTGAGTGTATGGGACTCCATCACGTTCTTCAGCATTCGCGCTCCCATAACCGCAGCCTGTAGTTCCAGTCGCGGGATTGACTGATGTTGCAGCGGGGCCACCTTGCTTTTCGCCATTACTAAGGCGACGTGTACGCCACGATCATCCACTGCCCTAAAGTACGCTGCACAACCCATGGCGAATTCGCTGGCGTCGGAGAATACATGCAATTGCAGCGAATGGAACTGGTTGGGGACAGCGCTTCCAAAGTAGGGTCGAGGGATTCTCAACTGTTTGATTCCAACAAGCAACTGAACCCAACGTCTCCACTTTTCGTATTCTTCATCTGGAATATCCTGATCCCACATAGTGCCGCTCCTCCAGAGATCCTGAATAAGCATTTTGCCGTGTATTGAGAAGGGTGACAGCATACCGGTTGGATCGAACAGGCTCATCACACAGCGAGCAACTATTCGTTTCGTAGGACGACGGCCCTCGGAAACGTATGGATCCAAGTCTCCATGGAATCGAGTTGAGAATGAAAGGAAATCTCCTTCCGGGTTCCATATCAGTCCCAGAACACGCTCCCAATTGTCTTGAGTATCACCTCCAATCACGACTGGTTCCTGGATCTTGGCTTCTCCAAGGGCATGTAGGACGTCGCGACTGTTACTCACCCAGTTTCTCATCTCAAATCCGGCACGCGCATGTACTTCTCGCACCTGTGTCGATCTTGTGATGGCTTCCTCGATGGTGTTGGCACTGTCAACGTAGTCGTCCATATAGGTTTTGTCAATTATCGCGGCCGCAGCTTCGGGGAACTCTGAAGAACATTCAAGGGCATTTTCTCGCATGACATGCTGAACGGAGCAAGGTGAACATGTTGCCCCAAACGTTGCGACATCCATAATATAAATCTGCGGTGGCTGGGCAGGATCAAATCGAAAGATGAATCTCTGAGAGTGTTTGTCTGCCGGGATGATTTGAACCTGGTGGAACATCTCTCTGACGTCACCTCCAAAGGCAATCGGCCTCTCCCTGAATACGCAAATGACTGAAGGAAGCGAGTTCAACAGGTCCGGTCCTTTTAGGAGCTGGGAGTTCAGTGACACACCTTCCACTTGGGCTGCCGCGTCCCACACAAGCCTTTTCTTTGCAGGTTTCCGAGGATTTGTCACCACGTTTATGGGTAAATACCATACACGGTCCGGATCGGCACTTGCCAGTTCCTGCTCGGAAGCCTTGTGAGCGTATCGTTTCTTGACGTAATCACGGATCTGCTGATGAACGTTGGCGCGTAGCTCTGGATCTCTAGCAAGCTTCGCCTCGAGACTTTTCAACCGTTTTACTGCCATGTACTAGCTATTTGGAAAGCGAACGTCATTGGTTTTCCATAGGAGTCCCGTTTCATATCTGTCCCCAACTCGCCGAGTAGTCTGCTCGAGGATCTGTCGAGCACGTTTATCGTCGGCGGACTCGGGCAACGGAGAAACGCAAACTACTGCTTCTTCCAAAATGAACTGTTGACGAATCAATTCATTTAAATCCTCATCCGTTTTACAGCTACAGTCGTGAACCCCGACGAAATCGTTTCCATTGCTGTCAGGTCCACATGGACCATACACTGCCCAGCCAAGCGTGCTTCTCACAGCTACAGGTTCGCCCGGTCGCCCTACTCGGGTTTCAAGTGGGGTAAGCAGATCCAAATTCCGTAAACCTATCAGAATCCTAGGTTCTGCGTCGATGTACGAATGAGCAGGTAGATCACGGAGATGATCGAACCGTTCAATCAAGTTTTCCATCGATAGACTTTGCTTGGGTAGTTTCAGCCCACTCACGGTGTGGACTCCTTTGAGATTGAAACGTTCTTTCTGCCCACGCGCTGATATCACAATGTCCACTACCTTCGAAAACTTCTCTGTACGGCTGACGTTCGAGGTCCAAATCAGCTTCAGCGGTACTGTCTCACCAGTAAGTTCGAGGTACCTTGCCAAACTCGATTCCACCAGCGTCCTGGAGGATCCTTCATCAACGAAGGCGAACGTATCCACACTGCGGCCTTTGTTGTGAAGTGTTACAGGGATCACCTTAAACAGTACCGATCTAGTTACTGGACCATGAGTGTTGCACTCAGCATTAACGGTCCTCGAAGCGGCTGCAGTTCTTGTTCCTGCCTGGTGGAGTAGCGGGTTATGACGTTCCCGGCAATTTCCGATGTTGCAGCGTATTCTTGACCGGCACCTAGAACCGTGGTTGAACAAACACACTTCGCATAGTTTGAACCTCTCTACTGCAGCGAGGCGAGATTCAAGGCTTATTCGCTGGAACTTTtcgcagttccgcactctgtggtCCAGGCCATTGCAAATGGGACACGGTTCTCTTGAAGAGGGGAGTCTGTCTACGTCATCGTCATTGTGAGCATAGACATGTCCTTTCTGACTGTGTTTCTCTTTTTCGTGCCTGGTCTTGTCCATCTTCGGCTGTGACAAAACAGTGACTTCGCTCGCATCAGCTACCAGAACGTCCATGAACATAGCGAATTCCTTCAAGGTTGGTACTGCGTATGCCCGTTTGAATCGTACCCATTCTAATTTATACGCGGCAGGTAATTTATCCACTAGCTCCTCCATCAGCGTTGGGTTTGCGAGGTGGCTCTGAAGGTCGGCTGCTATCAAGTGGTCACTCAACTGTTGCACCGTCATGCCGAAATTTATCAGGGTGTCCAGCCGCTCAGGTTTTGGTGCTTCCAACCGTCGAACCTTGCCCAGCAAATTTTTCACCATCAGCTCCGGTCGTCCATACAATCGTCGTAGAGTCTCGATGATCGATGGTACGCTCTTAGGGAACATGAGCTTCGAGATGACCGCTTCTCTCGCTGGTCCTCGAAGGCACTCTCGTAGACGGATGATGTTCTCAACATCTGAGAAACCGCAAGCCGCATTTGCCCCTTCGTAGCTGCTATAAAAAATTGGCCATTCCTCTGGCTCGCCGGAAaagttcggcaatttctttggccaAACCTGTCGAGCAGCAATTTGATTTGCCGTTGGCCCAACTTCTCCAGTAATCTGCATCGCTGGTAACCTCTCCAACGACATTCTTCTGTCCATATTCGGCGGATTCGGCTCTTCTGGAGGGCCTTCCGGATCATCGGAAGTATCGGGATCTGACCCACCTTGCGCATTGAATCCTTCGCGTCCCACCGACTTTTGAGAGCTACGTTCCGACTTCTTAGAAGGTAGAAACGGTGGTATTGACCGGTGTGAACCATTGTCGTCTCGCTGTTGGTTCTCCTGTCGTTGCTTCGCTAACCATTCCCTTGCTTTCCGCATTCCACTGGTGCTGGTGTATTCGGAAGCTCTCTCAGCGTCGGCGACCTCGTCTAGTTCCTGCATTTTCCGCAATAGATCTTCCTGCAGCCTAATCTTTTCTTCGCGCAGAGCTCGCTGTCTTTCCTGCATTAGACGATCTTCTTCGAGCTGCTTTTCTGCTTCAGCCAGCTTCATTTCCGCCAGAAGCTGCTCCGCTTCAATCCTCCTCTGCATAGTCAGAGCTCGAGAACGCGAAGTCGACGAAGTGGTTTTGATTGTTGTCGCTTTGTTCGTAACACATTTGGGAACTTCCGGGTGTTTTATCGGTGTCACTCCAGATGTAGACGCGACGGGAACCTTCAGTTGACCTTCACTTACGCCCTTCTGCGATCTGGTCTTCTTAGGCTTCGACTTACCGACATTGGAAGGCGGTTGACACGCACGACAGTTGAACGATCTGTTTTCAACACCAGGAGTCTCTCCGACGCACTTCAGATGGTACCAGACTTGACAGGCGTCACACTGTACCATCTGCGGATCGGCATCGT contains:
- the LOC134290202 gene encoding uncharacterized protein LOC134290202; the encoded protein is MAVKRLKSLEAKLARDPELRANVHQQIRDYVKKRYAHKASEQELASADPDRVWYLPINVVTNPRKPAKKRLVWDAAAQVEGVSLNSQLLKGPDLLNSLPSVICVFRERPIAFGGDVREMFHQVQIIPADKHSQRFIFRFDPAQPPQIYIMDVATFGATCSPCSVQHVMRENALECSSEFPEAAAAIIDKTYMDDYVDSANTIEEAITRSTQVREVHARAGFEMRNWVSNSRDVLHALGEAKIQEPVVIGGDTQDNWERVLGLIWNPEGDFLSFSTRFHGDLDPYVSEGRRPTKRIVARCVMSLFDPTGMLSPFSIHGKMLIQDLWRSGTMWDQDIPDEEYEKWRRWVQLLVGIKQLRIPRPYFGSAVPNQFHSLQLHVFSDASEFAMGCAAYFRAVDDRGVHVALVMAKSKVAPLQHQSIPRLELQAAVMGARMLKNVMESHTLTISRSFLWTDSSTVLSWIRSDNRKYKQYVAHRVGEILSHTQLTDWRWVPTKENVADCLTKWGKHSEPNSDGIWLNGPTFLYGTEETWPQQRQIASDVHEELRPCYLLHHIAIPQKLIKAENISKWNVLLRTMAMVGRFINNCRLRIRGQPIETIKATSHQLKCLKRSIPAVIVPLQQNEYKRAEINLWRFAQADSFPDEVKVLLKNRDTSPEALVSIERTSPLYKLSPFADEFGVVRIEGRTAIAGYAPFDSRFPIILPKDHLVTFRLLDHYHCRYGHANKETIVNEVRQRFFIPNLRSVVDKVMRACQRCKISKCKPQSPRMAPLPEQRLTPYVRPFSYVGVDYLGPLEVTVGRRKEKRYVVVFTCLVVRAVHLEIAYDLSSDSCVMAIRRFVRRRGSPVQIFSDNGTNFVGANRHLMQQIREINDRCANTFTDAKTKWSFNPPASPHMGGVWERMVRSVKETMRALDDGRKLNDEILVTVLAETEWFINSRPLTYMPQECGNDEALTPNHFIFGNTSGSHEPIRSCTDLAEALRSSYQRSQYLSDALWKRWIKEYFPTVNRRSKWFEDVRPVQVGDLVYVADGDRRSWIRGKVEEVIQGRDGRVRQAIIRTVNGNGKLKRPVVKLAVIEVGDGGPGNTPKTPHPDPRGGGCSGITGSRTGSELADTKKLAVNA